The following coding sequences are from one Salvia hispanica cultivar TCC Black 2014 chromosome 3, UniMelb_Shisp_WGS_1.0, whole genome shotgun sequence window:
- the LOC125212642 gene encoding cyclin-A2-2-like, whose translation MKHAVMNDENRSSNLGEPTARVTRARAKLLGSSSGLPPLYPRAKQDDKRVSRASLKRAAPDKQAESLAACRPHKKRAVLKDVTNVNCGKLYINCINAAKGQPIRQDGKGSLQKKGKVEPACLAKESEGVEVKVENIVDEIHEVKAEGSQDIFPAVDLPTEPTEITNEEVSAAADLVPLKLDIKIFPLRGPSDRGVGALCIKEESLEERGVIDIDSRHRDPQMCSLYAADIYTSLFARQVDRKPSPDYMEKLQLDITKGMRGILIDWLVEVSEEYALVPDTLYLTVNLIDRYLSENYIEKQKLQLLGVTCMLISSKYEEICAPRVDEFCFITDNTYKKEEVVKMESRVLNLLRFQISVPTPKKFLRRFIQAAQASYKVPSVELEFLANYLAELTLIEYGFLKYLPSLTAASAIFLARWTLDQSENPWNPTLEHYTRHKASELKNTVLELQDLQLNTKGSMLNSIRDKYKQPKFKCVSTLRSPKSVESLF comes from the exons ATGAAGCATGCAGTCATGAATGACGAGAATAGGTCATCCAATCTTGGGGAGCCTACTGCAAGAGTCACAAGAGCACGAGCGAAATTATTAGGCTCATCAAGTGGATTGCCACCACTATATCCTAGAGCAAAACAAGATGACAAACGGGTCTCACGAGCAAGCTTGAAAAGAGCTGCACCTGACAAACAAGCAGAGAGTTTGGCCGCTTGTCGCCCGCACAAGAAAAGGGCTGTTCTTAAGGATGTAACAAATGTCAACTGTGGAAAATTGTACATAAACTGCATTAATGCAGCGAAAGGTCAG CCTATCAGGCAGGACGGAAAAGGATCTTTACAGAAGAAGGGAAAGGTGGAACCTGCTTGTTTGGCTAAAGAATCCGAGGGTGTGGAAGTTAAAGTTGAAAACATTGTGGATGAGATACACGAGGTTAAGGCGGAGGGATCCCAGGATATTTTTCCTGCTGTAGACTTGCCAACTGAACCAACTGAAATTACAAATGAAGAAGTGTCAGCTGCAGCAGATTTGGTTCCTCTGAAGTTAGACATCAAAATTTTTCCATTACGGGGTCCATCTGATAGAG GTGTAGGTGCGCTTTGCATAAAAGAGGAGAGCTTGGAAGAAAGGGGAGTTATTGATATAGATTCAAGACACAGGGATCCGCAGATGTGTAGCCTCTATGCAGCTgatatatatactagtttaTTTGCAAGACAG GTTGATCGAAAGCCTTCACCAGATTACATGGAAAAGTTGCAGCTGGACATCACCAAGGGCATGCGGGGTATTTTGATTGATTGGCTTGTTGAG GTTTCGGAAGAATATGCGCTGGTTCCTGATACTCTCTACCTCACTGTAAATCTTATAGATAGATACCTGTCTGAGAATTATATTGAGAAGCAAAAGTTGCAACTTCTTGGTGTAACATGCATGCTAATTTCATC GAAGTACGAAGAAATTTGTGCCCCTCGCGTGGATGAATTTTGCTTTATCACCGACAACACGTACAAAAAGGAAGAG GTAGTGAAAATGGAAAGCCGTGTTCTGAACCTCTTGAGATTCCAAATATCCGTGCCCACTCCCAAGAAGTTCCTCAG GAGGTTTATTCAAGCAGCACAAGCTTCTTATAAG GTTCCTTCTGTAGAGCTGGAATTCCTGGCAAATTACTTAGCAGAACTAACTCTCATCGAGTACGGTTTCCTCAAATACCTTCCATCCCTAACCGCCGCCTCTGCCATATTCCTAGCTAGATGGACTCTTGACCAGTCGGAAAATCCATGG AACCCGACTCTGGAGCACTACACGAGGCACAAGGCATCAGAGCTGAAAAACACAGTTCTAGAATTGCAAGACTTGCAGCTAAACACAAAAGGAAGCATGCTCAACTCCATCCGTGACAAGTACAAGCAACCTAAG TTCAAATGCGTCTCTACTCTGCGGTCACCAAAATCTGTTGAGTCGCTATTCTAA